The following proteins come from a genomic window of Amaranthus tricolor cultivar Red isolate AtriRed21 chromosome 14, ASM2621246v1, whole genome shotgun sequence:
- the LOC130799446 gene encoding secreted RxLR effector protein 161-like has protein sequence MDQCKEVNTPMSTTLSLDQDINGKSVDQKTYRGMIGSLLYLTASRPDIMFSVCLCARFQANPKESHLTAVKRIFRYLYGTKDFGLWYPSCGNFSLIGFSDADYAGYKVDRKSTSGSCQFLGNSLISWYSKKQNSVALSTAEAEYIAAGACCSQILWIAQQLRDLGIDFKGIPIRCDNTSAICITKNPVQHSRTKHIEVRHHFIRDHVEKGNISLSFISTENQLADIFTKPLSADRFAYIRMELGMLNDVA, from the coding sequence atggatcaatgtaaagaagttaatacgcctatgagtacaacactaagtttggaccaagatataaatggtaagagtgttgatcaaaagacttatagaggtatgattggttctttattgtatttaactgctagtcgtcctgatatcatgtttagtgtttgcttatgtgctcgttttcaagctaacccaaaagaatctcacttaacagcagttaagagaatctttagatatttatatgggactaaagactttggtctatggtaccctagctgtggaaattttagtttgattggtttttcagatgctgattatgctggatataaagttgatagaaaaagcacctcaggatcgtgtcagttcttaggaaattcattgatctcttggtattctaaaaagcaaaattcagttgctttatctacagctgaagctgaatacatagctgccggtgcatgttgctctcaaattttatggattgctcaacaacttagagaccttggaattgatttcaaaggcataccaataagatgtgataatacaagtgcaatttgtattacaaagaatcctgtgcaacattctcgtacaaaacacattgaggtacgtcaccattttataagggatcatgttgaaaaaggtaatatttctttatcttttatatctactgaaaatcaattagcggatatatttacaaaacctttaagtgctgatcgttttgcttatatacgtatggaacttggcatgctaaatgacgttgcataa